The Ornithinimicrobium sufpigmenti genome includes the window GGGTTGTTGGGGGGCGGAGCCCCCCGACCGTCGCCCGAAGGGCAGTCCGGGGGGTTGTTGGGGGGCGGAGCCCCCCGACCGTCGGGCTTCCTGGTTCCGCCGGTCGAGGACCTGCGGATCAAGGCGGCGACGTTCTCGGCCAACAAGTGGGCCTGGGTCGCCGAGCTCGGCCGGGGTGCAGGGCCGGACGGGCAGGACCTCATCTTCCTGCGCGCCTCGATCGGCCGGCACCGCGAGGAGGCGACGCTCCAGCACCCGGACGACGAGCTCGTCGAGGTCGCGCGGGCAGACCTGGCCCGTGTCCTGGGTCGCGACCTCCCGGCCCACGTCGACGCGCACGTGCAGCGCTGGGGCGGGGGGCTGCCGCAGTACGCCGTCGGTCACGTCGACCTCGTCGCGCAGGTGCGCGCAGCCGTCGACCAGGTGCCCGGCCTCGCCGTCTGCGGCGCCGCCTACGACGGCGTCGGCATCCCCGCCTGCATCGCCTCCGCACGCCGGGCCGCAGATCAGCTCGCCCAGCAGGCCGCGCAGCCCGAGCGCGCGGCATACCCCACAGACCCCGCATCATCACCCGCACACGCAAGGAGCAGCACCCGATGAGCAACTACACCCACCCCACCCCTGAGCAGGTCGAGGAGATCAACACCGAGATCCGGTATGCCGCCTACTCGGTCTTCCGGGCGGCCGCTCCGCTGCCGCAGGACCGGGAGGGTCTGGCGCGGGAGGTGGACCAGCTCTTCGCCGAGCTGTCGGGCCAGGGGCTAGTCGTCCGGGGTGTGTACGACGTCGCCGGCCTGCGGGGGGACGCCGACCTGATGATCTGGTGGCACGCGAAGGAGGTGGAGCTGGTGCAGAAGGCCTACCAGCGCTTCCGCCAGACCCACCTCGGGCAGCACCTGGAGCCGGTGTGGTCCAACGTGGGCCTGCACCGCCCGGCGGAGTTCAACCGCGGGCACGTGCCAGCCTTCCTCTCCGGGCACGACCCGAAGAAGTTCCTGTGCGTCTACCCCTTCGTCCGGTCCTACGAGTGGTACCTCCTGGACCCGGCCGAGCGCGGCCAGATGCTGAGGGACCACGGCATGGCGGCGAAGGACTACAAGGACGTGCTGGCCAACACCATCTCCAGCTTCGCGCTCGGCGACTACGAGTGGCTGCTGGCCTTCGAGGCCGACGAGCTGCACCGGATCGTGGACCTCATGCGCGACCTGCGCAACACCCAGGCCCGGATGCACGTCCGCGAAGAGGTGCCGTTCTTCACCGGTCCGCGCGTGGAGGTCGGCGAGCTGGTGACCCGGCTGCCCTGAGGGTCGAGCCCCGCTGCCCTGAGGGCAGCGGGCTCCGGTCCGCCCGGAGTCAGCCCTCCTGCGGGACCAGCGTCATCGAGATGCTGTTCATGCAGTAACGCAGGTCGGTCGGGGTGTCGAAGCCCTCACCCTCGAAGACGTGGCCCAGGTGGGATCCGCAGGAGGCGCAGCGCACCTCGGTGCGGGTGCGGCCCAGGGAGTCGTCCTGGATGTACTGGACACGGTCCTCGGCGAGCGGGGCGTAGAAGCTCGGCCACCCGCAGTGCGCCTCGAACTTGGTCTCGCTGCGGAACAGCTCGGCGTTGCAGGCGCGGCAGGCGTAGACGCCCTCGGTCGTGGTCGAGTTGTACTCACCGGTGAACGGGCGCTCGGTGCCGGCCTCGCGCAGCACGTGGTACTCCTCGGGGCTGAGCTGCTCGCGCCACTCCTGCTCGCTCTTGGCCTGCGGGTATGCGGCGGCGGTGTCGGTGCGGGCGGAGTCGGTCGCGGGGGTGCTGTGCTGGGTGCTCATACCGTGAGTCAACCACGAGGTCGGCGCGATTGTTTCCGGCCCTCGCGGGGACGGAGCGCCCGACGGAGCGCCGGACGGGCCGGCCCCCACCGGGCTACATTGACGCCATGGCCGACGCCACGATGCTGACCGCGCCCGGACCCGACGGCGAGGACCGGGAGGTGCGGCTGAGCAGCCCGGACAAGGTGGTGTGGCCGGCCACGGACGGGGGTGCGGCGATCACCAAGGCCGCCCTGGCCGCATACCTCACCGTCGTCGCCGAACCCATGCTGCGCGGGCTGGCCGACCGCCCGGTGACCCTGCAGCGGGTGCGCGGCGGGATCGAGGGGGAGGTGTTCTACTCCAAGAACCCGCCCAAGGGGGTGCCGGAGTGGTCGCGGACGACGATGGTGACCTACCCCAGCGGGCGCAGCCACCCGCAGCTGGTGGTCGACGACCTGGCGACTCTGCTGTGGACGGCGCAGATGGGCACGGTGACGTGGCACCCGTGGCCGGTGCTCACCGGGGACAACGACCACCCGGACGAGGTGCGGATCGACCTGGACCCCCAGCCGGGCCGGGTCTTCGCCGACGTCGTCGAGGCGGCCCAGGGGCTGCGCGAGGTGATGCAGGAGGTGGGGCTGACGCCCTATGTGAAGACCACCGGCAACCGCGGCGTGCACGTCTTCGCCGCGATCGAGCCGCGGCTGGAGTTCCTCGACGTGCGGCATGCCGTGATCGGTCTCGCGCGCGAGCTGGAGCGGCGCCTGCCCGATTTGGTGACCACGGCGTGGTGGAAGGAGGAGCGGGGAGAGCGGATCTTCGTCGACTTCAACCAGGCCACCCGGGACCGGACGCTCGCGGCGGCCTGGAGCCCGCGCATCCAGCCGGGCGCGCCGGTGTCGGTGCCGGTCACCTGGGAGCAGCTGGGCGACGTGGTGCCCGGGGAGCTCACCGTGCACACCGTGCCGGAGTGGCTCGCCGAGCACGGTGACCCCTGGGCGGGACTGCACGAGGAGCCAGGCCGGATCGACGGTGCCTACGCCCTGTGGGAGGCCGACCTGGAGCGCGGTCTGGGCGAGCTGAACTTCCCCCCCGACCACCCCAAGATGCCGGGGGAGCCGCCGCGCGTGCAGCCGAGCAAGAAGGTCGCCGAACATTGGGACGAGCACGGCAACCGCGTCGAGGGTTGAGCGGGTCGCCCGTCGTCGAGGCGTGACGGGTGCGACGGGCGTGGCTGTGGTTGAGTGGGTTCCGTGGACCTGCCCGTGATGCCCCCGGTGAGCCCGATGCTGGCCAAGCCGGCGACGAGCCTGCCGGAGGGGTGGCTCTACGACCCCAAGTGGGACGGCTTCCGGTCGATCGTCTTCCGGGACGGCGACGATGTCGAGCTGGGCTCGCGCAACGAGAAGCCGATGACCCGCTACTTCCCCGAGCTCGTCGAGGCGGCCCGGGCCGAGCTGCCCGAGCGCTGCGTCGTGGACGGGGAGATCGTCGTCGCCGACGCGACGGGGGAGCGGCTGGACTTCGAGGCGCTCGGGCAGCGGATCCATCCCGCCGACTCGCGCGTGCAGATGCTGTCCCAGGCCACGCCCGCGGCGTTCGTCGCCTTCGACCTGCTCGCCCTGGGCGACGAGGACCTGACCGGTATGCCGTTCCGCGAGCGCCGCGCGCGCCTCGAGCGGGCGCTCCCAGGGACGTCAGCGGGGTCCTTCCACCTGTCCCCGCTGACCGACGACGCAGAGGTCGCCATGCGGTGGTTCACCGAGTTCGAGGGGGCCGGCCTCGACGGGGTCATCGGCAAGGACCCGGAGGCGACCTACCAGCCGAACAAGCGGGTGCTGACCAAGCTCAAGCACGTCCGCACGACCGACTGCGTCGTCGCCGGTTACCGCACGCACAAGTCCAGCGACGAGGCGATCGGCTCGTTGCTGCTGGGGCTCTACCGGCCGGACGGGCAGCTGGCCCACGTCGGGGTCTCGTCCTCCTTCCCGATGGCCAGGCGCAAGGCGCTGTTCGAGGAGCTGCAGCCGTGGGTGACCGACCTCGAGGGGCACCCCTGGGACTGGGCCCGGCACCTGGAGGGGGAACGCACGCCCAGCAAGAGCTCCGGCTCGCGGTGGGCGGCGGGCAAGGACCTGTCGTTCACGCCCTTGCGGCCGGAACGGGTGGTCGAGGTCCGGTACGACTACCTCGAGGGTGACCGGTTCCGGCACACCGCGCAGTTCGTCCGCTGGCGGCCGGACCGGGAGCCGCAGAGCTGCACCTACGAGCAGCTGGATCTGCCGACGGGCTACCTGTTGAGCCAGGTGCTGGGGGCACCGCTGACCGGGGGAGCGGCCCGATGAGCCGGGTGGCGCAGGTGCTCGCCGGCGCGGGAGGCGGTGCGGCGGGAAAGCTCCCGCGGGGTCGTCAGGGCGGCAGGCAGGCGGCGAAGAAGAACTCCTCGTCCGAGCTGGGCTCCTCCCTGGGCCGGGCCGCGGTGGCCGGCATCAGCGCGGCGGCCGGGGCAGCGGTCGGGGGCGCGGTCTCGATGGGGACCGCGACCTACTTCGCGCACCGCATCATCACGCCGGAGCACGAGAAGAAGGACGACACCGCGATCTTGGACGTCGACGAGGACGCCGGCACGGTGACCTTCCGGGCGACCCCGTGGACGAGTGCGCCGGGACGCTACGGGCTGTGGCTCGACCGGGGAGCTGGGCACGCCCGGGTGGGGCAGGTGCTGGCGGAGGACCACGAGCTCAAGCCGCCGACGGTGACGCGCGAGCTGCTCGGGGTGGACCAGGGGGAGCTCGCGCCTGGTCCGGCCCGCTGGAACAAGTACTTCTTTTGCGGCACACCAGGATCGGCGCTGGGGCTCGACTACGAGGACGTCGTGGTGACCTCCGACATCGGCGACTTGGGCGCGTGGCGGGTGCCGCCGCAGGAGGGCACCGACAACGGCGACTGGGCCGTCCTGGTGCACGGCCGCAGCGCCATGCGGGAGGAGACCCTCCGTGCGGTCCCGGTGCTGCACCGACTCGGTTACACCACCTTGATCCCGATGTACCGCAACGACATCGGCGCCCCCGCGTCCAGCGACGGTCGCTACAGCCTGGGGATGGCCGAGTGGCGGGACGTGGATGCCGCGCTGCGGTACGCCCTGGCCCACGGCGCCAGACGCCTGGTCCTCGTCGGCTGGTCGATGGGCGGCGCCATCGTGCTGCAGGCGCTCAACCGCTCCGACGTGGCACATCGGGTGCACCGGGTCATCCTCAACGGCCCCGTCATCGACTGGGGCAATGTGCTGGCCCACCAGGCCGACCTGCACTTCATCCCGCGCCCCATCGACCACCTCGCCCGGAGCCTGCTGCGCAGCCGGCTGTCCCGGCACCTGCTGGGGATCGCCGAGCCGGTGGACGTCGCAGCGACGAACTGGGTGGACCGGGCCGACGAGGTGACCCACCGCATCTTCATCATCCACTCGGCGACCGACGAGACCGTCCCCTACGGGCCGTCCCAGGACCTGGCCCGCCGCCGGCCCGGCCTGGTGCACACCTTCGTCTGGCCGCGGTCGCGCCACTGCCAGGAGTGGAACACCAACCCCTCGCTCTGGGACGACCTGGTCGCCAGCTTCCTGCGCTGACCCGACGCCACGCAGGCGGTGGGCACACGGCATACCCTGCGCCCGAACGGAACCGCTGGCAGGATGAGCGGATGGCCGAGGACAGACGCACCGTCGACAGCGACCGACCGTTCACCGAGGCGCTGCGCGTGCGCGAGGGCTTCGGGCTCTCTGACCTCGACCCACGGAGCACGCCCGCCTTCACGGGGAGGAAGGCGGACGGGAAGGCGGCGCTCCTGGAGCACGACGACGAGCTGTCAAGCCTGCAGGAGCAGCTGTATGCCGCCAGCGTGGGCGGCGACTCGCGGCGCCGGGTGCTGCTGATCGTGCAGGGGATGGACACCTCGGGCAAGGGCGGCATCATGCGCCACGTCGTCGGCCGGGTCGACCCGCAGGGGGTGCAGATCACCGCCTTCAAGAAACCGACCGAGGAAGAGCTGAGGCACCCGTTCCTGTGGCGCATCCGCAAGCGGCTGCCGGAGCCGGGCAAGATCGGCGTCTTCGACCGCTCGCACTACGAGGACGTGCTGGTGGTGCGGGTGCACGACCTGGTGCCACAGCAGGAGTGGTCCTCCCGCTACGCCACCATCAATGACTTCGAGCAGGAGCTGGTCGAGGACGGGATCACGGTGATCAAGGTGATGCTGCACATCTCCGCCGCCGAGCAGAAGGAGCGGCTGGGGAAGCGGTTGGACCGTCCCGACAAGCACTGGAAGTTCAACCCCGGCGACATCGACGAGCGGGAAAACTGGTCGGACTACCAGGAGGCCTACCAGGCCGCCCTGGAGCGGTGCAACATCGATGCGGCGCCCTGGTTCGTGGTGCCGGCCGACCGCAAGTGGTATGCCCGGCTGGCGGTCCAGCAGCTGTTGCTGGAGCACCTGCGGGCCCTGGACCTGCGGTGGCCGGTCGCCACCTTCGACGTGGAGGAGCAGAAGGCGCGGCTCGCGCGCACCTGAGCCGCGCCTGCGCCCACGTGCGGCGTCAGGCGCGGCGGCCGGACGGCATACCGCTCAGGCGAGTTCCTCGGCGGGGACGCCCTGCAGCACGACCACGGCCCGCGGCGGCATCTCGTAGGTCTTGCCGGTCTCCCACAGCACCCCGTTCTCGCGGGCGGCGCCGCTGGTGTCCACGACGGCGTCCCAGCTCGCGGCGTTGATCCCGATGGGCACGGTGAAGGGCACCGCCTCGTGGTGGCCGTTGAAGAGCAGCAGGAAGTGGTCGTCGATCAGCGGCTGGCCGCGCTCGTCCCGCTCGGTGATGGCCTCGCCGTTGAGGAAGACCGTCACCGCCTGCCTGCGCGAGTGCCAGCCCTCCTCGGTCATCGGGGTGCCGTCGGGGGAGTACCAGAGGATGTCGCCGAGGTCGCTCTGACCACCGTGGTCCGCGTCACCGGCGAAGAACCGGCGACGACGGAAGACGGGATGCTCGCGACGCAAGGTGATGAGGTCGGAGGTGAACTCGAGCAGCTGCTGCTGGTCGGTGGACAGGACCCAGTCCATCCAGGCCAGCTCGTTGTCCTGGGCGTAGACGTTGTTGTTGCCCATCTGGGTGCGGGCGATCTCGTCGCCGTGGGCCATCATCGGCACGCCCTGGCTGAGCATGAGCGTGGCCAGGAAGTTGCGGTGCTGGCGCTCGCGCAGGGCCAGCACCTCGGGGTCGTCCGTGGGGCCCTCGACGCCGCAGTTCCAGGAGCGGTTGTGCTCCTCGCCGTCCGCACCGCCCTCGCCGTTGGCCTCGTTGTGCTTGTGGTTGTAGGAGACGAGGTCGCGCATGGTGAAGCCGTCGTGCGCGGTGACGAAGTTGATCGAGGCGATCGGCCGACGGCCGCTGTGCTCGTAGAGGTCGGAGGAGCCGGTCAGCCGGGAGGCGAACTCGCCCATCGACGCCGGCTCGCCGCGCCAGAAGTCGCGGACGGTGTCGCGGTACTTGCCGTTCCACTCCGTCCACAGCGGGGGGAAGTTGCCGACCTGGTAACCGCCCTCGCCCAGGTCCCAGGGCTCGGCGATGAGCTTGACCTGGGAGATCACCGGGTCCTGCTGGATGATGTCGAAGAAGGCGGACAGCTTGTCCACCTCGTGGAACTGGCGGGCCAGGGTCGCGGCGAGGTCGAAGCGGAAGCCGTCGACGTGCATCTCGGTGACCCAGTAGCGCAGGCTGTCCATGATCAGCTGCAGCACGTGGGGGTGGCGCATCAGCAGGCTGTTGCCGGTGCCCGTGGTGTCGTAGTAGTGGGCCTTGTCGTTGTCGACCAGCCGGTAGTAGCTGGCGTTGTCCAGCCCGCGGAAGGACAGCGTGGGGCCCAGGTGGTTGCCCTCGGCGGTGTGGTTGTAGACGACGTCGAGGATGACCTCGATGCCCGCCTCGTGCAGCGCCTTGACCATCGACTTGAACTCGGTGACCTGCTGACCGCGCTGGCCCGACGCCGAGTAGGCGTTGTGGG containing:
- the hemQ gene encoding hydrogen peroxide-dependent heme synthase; the encoded protein is MSNYTHPTPEQVEEINTEIRYAAYSVFRAAAPLPQDREGLAREVDQLFAELSGQGLVVRGVYDVAGLRGDADLMIWWHAKEVELVQKAYQRFRQTHLGQHLEPVWSNVGLHRPAEFNRGHVPAFLSGHDPKKFLCVYPFVRSYEWYLLDPAERGQMLRDHGMAAKDYKDVLANTISSFALGDYEWLLAFEADELHRIVDLMRDLRNTQARMHVREEVPFFTGPRVEVGELVTRLP
- the msrB gene encoding peptide-methionine (R)-S-oxide reductase MsrB, yielding MSTQHSTPATDSARTDTAAAYPQAKSEQEWREQLSPEEYHVLREAGTERPFTGEYNSTTTEGVYACRACNAELFRSETKFEAHCGWPSFYAPLAEDRVQYIQDDSLGRTRTEVRCASCGSHLGHVFEGEGFDTPTDLRYCMNSISMTLVPQEG
- the ligD gene encoding non-homologous end-joining DNA ligase; this translates as MADATMLTAPGPDGEDREVRLSSPDKVVWPATDGGAAITKAALAAYLTVVAEPMLRGLADRPVTLQRVRGGIEGEVFYSKNPPKGVPEWSRTTMVTYPSGRSHPQLVVDDLATLLWTAQMGTVTWHPWPVLTGDNDHPDEVRIDLDPQPGRVFADVVEAAQGLREVMQEVGLTPYVKTTGNRGVHVFAAIEPRLEFLDVRHAVIGLARELERRLPDLVTTAWWKEERGERIFVDFNQATRDRTLAAAWSPRIQPGAPVSVPVTWEQLGDVVPGELTVHTVPEWLAEHGDPWAGLHEEPGRIDGAYALWEADLERGLGELNFPPDHPKMPGEPPRVQPSKKVAEHWDEHGNRVEG
- a CDS encoding ATP-dependent DNA ligase — translated: MDLPVMPPVSPMLAKPATSLPEGWLYDPKWDGFRSIVFRDGDDVELGSRNEKPMTRYFPELVEAARAELPERCVVDGEIVVADATGERLDFEALGQRIHPADSRVQMLSQATPAAFVAFDLLALGDEDLTGMPFRERRARLERALPGTSAGSFHLSPLTDDAEVAMRWFTEFEGAGLDGVIGKDPEATYQPNKRVLTKLKHVRTTDCVVAGYRTHKSSDEAIGSLLLGLYRPDGQLAHVGVSSSFPMARRKALFEELQPWVTDLEGHPWDWARHLEGERTPSKSSGSRWAAGKDLSFTPLRPERVVEVRYDYLEGDRFRHTAQFVRWRPDREPQSCTYEQLDLPTGYLLSQVLGAPLTGGAAR
- a CDS encoding alpha/beta hydrolase family protein, translated to MSRVAQVLAGAGGGAAGKLPRGRQGGRQAAKKNSSSELGSSLGRAAVAGISAAAGAAVGGAVSMGTATYFAHRIITPEHEKKDDTAILDVDEDAGTVTFRATPWTSAPGRYGLWLDRGAGHARVGQVLAEDHELKPPTVTRELLGVDQGELAPGPARWNKYFFCGTPGSALGLDYEDVVVTSDIGDLGAWRVPPQEGTDNGDWAVLVHGRSAMREETLRAVPVLHRLGYTTLIPMYRNDIGAPASSDGRYSLGMAEWRDVDAALRYALAHGARRLVLVGWSMGGAIVLQALNRSDVAHRVHRVILNGPVIDWGNVLAHQADLHFIPRPIDHLARSLLRSRLSRHLLGIAEPVDVAATNWVDRADEVTHRIFIIHSATDETVPYGPSQDLARRRPGLVHTFVWPRSRHCQEWNTNPSLWDDLVASFLR
- a CDS encoding polyphosphate kinase 2 family protein — encoded protein: MAEDRRTVDSDRPFTEALRVREGFGLSDLDPRSTPAFTGRKADGKAALLEHDDELSSLQEQLYAASVGGDSRRRVLLIVQGMDTSGKGGIMRHVVGRVDPQGVQITAFKKPTEEELRHPFLWRIRKRLPEPGKIGVFDRSHYEDVLVVRVHDLVPQQEWSSRYATINDFEQELVEDGITVIKVMLHISAAEQKERLGKRLDRPDKHWKFNPGDIDERENWSDYQEAYQAALERCNIDAAPWFVVPADRKWYARLAVQQLLLEHLRALDLRWPVATFDVEEQKARLART
- the glgX gene encoding glycogen debranching protein GlgX; the protein is MDVWPGSPYPLGATFDGTGTNFAVFSENATGVDLCLIDDDGQETRIPLTEVDAYVWHAYLPACQPSQRYGYRVHGPYEPDEGHRFNPNKLLLDPYAKAIEGQIQGHQGLFSYTFGDPASYNEEDSAPHTMLGIVTNPYFDWGHDRPPNHDYHDSVIYEAHVKGMTMTHPEVPENIRGTYAGMAHPAVVQHLVDLGITAVELLPVHQFVNDTHLQDQGLSNYWGYNTIGFLAPHNAYSASGQRGQQVTEFKSMVKALHEAGIEVILDVVYNHTAEGNHLGPTLSFRGLDNASYYRLVDNDKAHYYDTTGTGNSLLMRHPHVLQLIMDSLRYWVTEMHVDGFRFDLAATLARQFHEVDKLSAFFDIIQQDPVISQVKLIAEPWDLGEGGYQVGNFPPLWTEWNGKYRDTVRDFWRGEPASMGEFASRLTGSSDLYEHSGRRPIASINFVTAHDGFTMRDLVSYNHKHNEANGEGGADGEEHNRSWNCGVEGPTDDPEVLALRERQHRNFLATLMLSQGVPMMAHGDEIARTQMGNNNVYAQDNELAWMDWVLSTDQQQLLEFTSDLITLRREHPVFRRRRFFAGDADHGGQSDLGDILWYSPDGTPMTEEGWHSRRQAVTVFLNGEAITERDERGQPLIDDHFLLLFNGHHEAVPFTVPIGINAASWDAVVDTSGAARENGVLWETGKTYEMPPRAVVVLQGVPAEELA